The Garra rufa chromosome 18, GarRuf1.0, whole genome shotgun sequence genome window below encodes:
- the cs gene encoding citrate synthase, mitochondrial gives MSFLSISRLAPRLLGSKNACVVVAARNVSASTNLKDVLADLIPKEQSRIKNFRQQHGKTTIGQITVDMVYGGMRGMKGLVYETSVLDPDEGIRFRGYSIPECQQLLPKAPGGEEPLPEGLFWLLITGQVPTEEQVSWLSKEWAKRAALPSHVVTMLDNFPTNLHPMSQFSAAVTALNSESSFARAYSEGVNKAKYWEFVYEDSMDLIAKLPCVAAKIYRNLYREGSSIGAIDSNLDWSHNFTNMLGYSEPQFTELMRLYLTIHSDHEGGNVSAHTSHLVGSALSDPYLSFSAAMNGLAGPLHGLANQEVLVWLTALQKELGGEVSDEKMRDYIWNTLKSGRVVPGYGHAVLRKTDPRYTCQREFALKHLPNDPMFKLVAQLYKIVPNVLLEQGKAKNPWPNVDAHSGVLLQYYGMTEMNYYTVLFGVSRALGVLSQLVWSRALGFPLERPKSMSTDGLMGLVGAKSG, from the exons aaTGCATGTGTTGTTGTGGCTGCCAGAAATGTCAGCGCATCCACG aatttgAAAGATGTCCTGGCAGACCTCATCCCTAAAGAACAGAGCAGGATCAAGAACTTCAGACAGCAGCATGGCAAAACCACAATTGGTCAGATCACAGTGGATATG GTTTACGGAGGAATGAGAGGCATGAAGGGTTTAGTGTACGAGACCTCTGTGCTTGACCCTGATGAG GGCATCCGTTTCCGTGGTTACAGCATTCCAGAGTGTCAGCAGCTGTTGCCCAAGGCTCCTGGCGGAGAGGAGCCCCTGCCAGAGGGTCTGTTCTGGCTGCTGATCACAGGACAGGTGCCCACTGAGGAGCAG GTGAGTTGGTTGTCTAAGGAATGGGCTAAGCGTGCGGCTCTTCCCTCTCACGTGGTCACCATGCTGGACAACTTCCCCACCAACCTGCACCCCATGTCTCAGTTCAGCGCTGCCGTTACTGCTCTGAACAGCGAGAGCAGTTTCGCTCGGGCGTACTCTGAGGGAGTTAACAAGGCTAAGTATTGGGAG TTTGTGTATGAGGACTCCATGGACTTGATCGCCAAGCTCCCCTGCGTGGCGGCCAAGATCTACCGTAATTTGTACCGTGAAGGCAGCAGCATTGGTGCCATCGACTCCAACCTGGACTGGTCACATAACTTCACCAACATGCTGGGCTACAGCGAACCACAGTTCACAGAACTCATGAGGCTCTACCTCACCATCCACAG TGATCATGAGGGTGGAAACGTCAGCGCACACACTAGTCACCTGGTAGGCAGTGCCCTGTCCGACCCCTACCTCTCCTTCAGCGCTGCTATGAATGGCTTGGCTGGACCCCTGCACGGACTGGCCAATCAG GAGGTGCTGGTGTGGCTGACAGCCCTGCAGAAGGAGCTCGGTGGTGAGGTGTCTGATGAGAAAATGAGAGATTACATTTGGAACACACTCAAATCAGGCAGA GTGGTGCCTGGCTATGGCCACGCTGTGCTGAGGAAGACAGATCCTCGCTACACCTGTCAGCGTGAGTTTGCCCTCAAACATCTTCCTAATGACCCCATGTTCAAGCTGGTAGCTCAACTCTACAAGATCGTACCCAACGTGCTTCTGGAGCAGGGCAAGGCCAAGAACCCCTGGCCCAATGTAGATGCACACAGCGGAGTCCTGTTGCAA TATTACGGCATGACTGAGATGAACTATTACACTGTGTTGTTTGGCGTATCCCGGGCTTTGGGTGTCCTCTCCCAGCTGGTGTGGAGCAGAGCGCTCGGCTTCCCTCTGGAGCGTCCCAAGTCCATGAGCACAGACGGACTCATGGGTCTGGTTGGGGCCAAGTCAGGCTAG